A window from Planococcus maritimus encodes these proteins:
- a CDS encoding DNA translocase FtsK translates to MSWMKNMWNKMFTEETETEEKPLARNDQAPYAEPEKQESKPAPFRFPLISDDEAKGLPMDNRKPERREEKPRFDGTPKEAEEKTYELDALEPSGKLPKPNAGRNKKKRPHVPKTAEPQGLDLPGNTTRRFQPTRVASPVHGFTDRPTPIDELLEQEAKKRAELERKNDWSQRSLQELYKKSDDRLPQVKKSETSTQTTVNKPKEHEEHTLETSAVDEKTNVNEEAGDSQATEKKPEPHYEWADRSLQDLLPKNQKPVSQPEKTDETVYETADSKPESLENLTVGNVEKTDNTFTQEVKQSNVSVTSGLPEAEALSETTVETDTKVELETETEMAELEASEKELVHSPEPKTVLPQAKSPSKGKKERTVPFNVLMLKSDKERLPKQPLATAAEKKTALIEKTATKTANPDGLSHSGYQLPGQEYLLKPENDLKDETWMEEQGQRLIEALSHFQIKAEIVDTVQGPAVTRFELRVAQGIKVSKIRNLADDLKLALAARDIRIQAPIPGKSSIGIEIPNRQSRAVRLSEVIGSPNFKASDSPLEAALGLDLAGNPVTLDLRKMPHGLIAGATGSGKSVCINSLLVSLLYQSSPRDLKMLLIDPKMVELAPYNHIPHLVSPVITDVKAATASLKWAVEEMERRYQLFAHTGVRDLDRYNKMVHEKGQPAQHLPYILIVIDELADLMMMSPSDVEDSICRIAQKARACGIHLVIATQRPSVDVITGLIKSNIPTRIAFSVSSQVDSRTILDTQGAERLLGRGDMLYLGNGMAAPSRLQGTFVTDDEIEKVINHVRAQGQPEYIFKEEELMQRSQSPSEQDDLFEEACRFIMSQGSASTSLLQRKFHIGYNRAARLMDLIEEYGFISEQNGSKARTVLITESDIEEVFR, encoded by the coding sequence ATGAGCTGGATGAAAAATATGTGGAATAAAATGTTCACAGAAGAGACGGAAACTGAAGAAAAGCCATTGGCCCGTAACGACCAAGCGCCATATGCTGAACCGGAAAAGCAGGAAAGTAAACCTGCCCCATTCCGGTTTCCGCTTATTTCTGACGATGAAGCAAAAGGCTTGCCTATGGACAACCGTAAACCCGAACGTCGGGAAGAAAAGCCACGTTTTGACGGAACACCAAAAGAGGCTGAAGAAAAAACATATGAACTGGATGCCTTAGAACCAAGTGGCAAATTGCCAAAACCCAACGCAGGACGTAATAAGAAAAAACGGCCTCATGTGCCGAAAACAGCTGAACCGCAAGGCCTTGACCTTCCGGGCAACACGACGCGGCGCTTCCAGCCAACGCGTGTAGCTTCGCCTGTCCACGGCTTCACAGACCGCCCGACACCAATTGATGAATTATTGGAACAGGAAGCGAAAAAGAGGGCAGAACTAGAACGCAAAAATGACTGGTCCCAACGCAGCTTGCAGGAACTGTACAAAAAAAGCGATGACCGCTTACCGCAAGTTAAAAAGTCTGAAACTAGCACGCAAACGACGGTCAATAAGCCAAAAGAACATGAAGAGCATACGCTAGAAACTTCAGCTGTCGATGAAAAAACAAACGTAAACGAAGAAGCGGGAGATAGCCAGGCAACGGAAAAAAAGCCTGAACCTCATTACGAATGGGCAGACCGCAGCTTACAGGACTTATTGCCGAAAAATCAAAAACCCGTAAGCCAGCCGGAAAAAACAGATGAGACAGTTTACGAAACAGCAGACTCAAAACCTGAATCATTGGAAAATCTAACGGTCGGCAATGTCGAGAAAACGGATAATACTTTCACCCAAGAGGTCAAACAAAGCAACGTGTCGGTAACTTCTGGGCTGCCTGAAGCCGAGGCGCTGTCAGAAACAACAGTGGAAACGGATACAAAAGTAGAATTAGAAACAGAAACAGAGATGGCCGAGCTGGAAGCAAGCGAGAAAGAACTGGTACATAGCCCGGAGCCGAAAACGGTATTGCCGCAGGCGAAATCTCCAAGCAAAGGCAAAAAAGAACGGACAGTGCCATTTAATGTGTTAATGCTGAAGTCTGATAAAGAACGGTTGCCAAAGCAACCGCTAGCTACGGCAGCGGAAAAAAAAACGGCATTAATAGAGAAAACGGCAACTAAAACGGCAAATCCTGACGGGCTAAGCCATTCCGGCTATCAATTGCCAGGCCAAGAGTATCTTTTGAAGCCTGAAAACGATTTGAAAGATGAAACTTGGATGGAAGAACAGGGCCAGCGCCTAATCGAAGCTTTATCCCATTTTCAGATCAAGGCGGAAATTGTCGATACTGTACAAGGACCGGCAGTCACCCGTTTTGAATTGCGTGTTGCCCAAGGAATCAAAGTGAGCAAAATTCGCAATCTAGCTGATGACTTAAAGCTGGCGCTCGCTGCGCGGGATATCCGCATACAAGCACCGATTCCGGGGAAAAGCTCGATCGGCATCGAGATCCCGAACCGCCAAAGCCGTGCTGTACGCTTATCGGAAGTAATCGGAAGCCCCAATTTTAAGGCCTCAGACTCACCGCTAGAAGCTGCACTTGGGCTCGACCTTGCGGGAAATCCGGTGACGCTTGATTTGCGGAAGATGCCGCACGGCTTGATCGCAGGAGCTACAGGCTCAGGCAAAAGTGTTTGCATCAATTCGCTGCTCGTCAGCCTACTTTACCAATCATCACCGCGCGACTTGAAAATGCTGCTGATTGATCCGAAAATGGTCGAACTGGCTCCTTATAACCATATTCCACACTTGGTCAGTCCAGTCATCACTGACGTTAAGGCTGCTACAGCTTCATTGAAGTGGGCAGTGGAAGAAATGGAACGCCGTTACCAGCTGTTTGCGCACACAGGGGTCCGTGATTTGGATCGTTACAATAAAATGGTTCATGAAAAGGGACAGCCGGCACAGCATCTACCATATATCCTGATCGTCATAGACGAACTGGCTGACTTGATGATGATGTCACCATCGGATGTAGAAGATTCTATTTGCCGCATTGCACAAAAAGCACGTGCTTGCGGAATCCATTTAGTTATCGCTACCCAGCGTCCGTCGGTGGATGTTATTACTGGATTGATCAAGTCCAATATTCCAACGCGTATTGCTTTCTCGGTATCGTCTCAAGTCGACAGCCGGACAATCCTGGATACTCAAGGGGCAGAACGGCTTCTTGGACGCGGAGATATGCTTTACTTAGGAAATGGCATGGCTGCACCTAGCCGCTTGCAAGGAACGTTTGTAACAGATGATGAAATCGAAAAAGTCATCAATCATGTCCGTGCACAAGGTCAACCGGAGTATATCTTCAAAGAAGAGGAATTAATGCAGCGCAGCCAGTCTCCTTCTGAGCAAGATGATTTGTTTGAAGAAGCCTGCCGTTTCATCATGTCACAAGGAAGCGCCTCGACTTCCTTGCTGCAGCGGAAATTCCATATTGGTTATAACCGAGCAGCGCGCTTGATGGACCTGATCGAAGAATATGGTTTCATTTCAGAACAGAACGGCAGTAAAGCAAGAACGGTGCTAATTACGGAAAGCGATATTGAAGAAGTGTTCCGTTAA
- the murC gene encoding UDP-N-acetylmuramate--L-alanine ligase encodes MTVLHFTGIKGSGMSALAQIMHDMGESVQGSDIAQHFFTEERLRERGITILPFDPENISKEMTIIAGNAFNDEHPELVKARESGATIIRYHQFLGDLMKQYVSVAITGAHGKTSTTGLMAHVLNGYKPVSYLIGDGTGSGQEESHFFVAEACEYRRHFLAYHPDYAIMTNIDFDHPDYFGSVDDVFKAFQEMAQQVKKCIIACGDDEYLQQIQAPVPVVYYGFGEENDFQARNIVKSTEGTTFDVVIRNEFFHTFTIPMYGDHAVQNALAVISLCQYESIPADIIQGQFLSYEGVKRRFTETIIDDRVLIDDYAHHPTEIRATLQSASQKYPDRELIAIFQPHTFSRTQTFLQEFADCLQEADHVYLCDIFGSAREEAGTLTIRDLQEKIDSSQLLSLEDVEKLTKHNNAVYLFMGAGDVTKFQQAYEEVLTTPKKA; translated from the coding sequence ATGACAGTATTACATTTTACGGGCATTAAAGGCTCGGGCATGAGCGCGCTCGCCCAAATCATGCACGATATGGGCGAATCGGTGCAAGGCTCTGATATCGCGCAACATTTCTTCACAGAAGAACGGCTGCGCGAAAGAGGCATTACGATTTTGCCTTTCGATCCCGAAAATATTTCGAAAGAGATGACGATTATTGCGGGGAATGCGTTTAACGACGAGCATCCAGAGCTGGTCAAAGCCCGTGAAAGCGGAGCGACTATCATTAGATATCATCAATTCCTTGGCGACTTGATGAAGCAATACGTCTCAGTTGCCATTACAGGAGCACATGGTAAAACTTCGACGACCGGATTGATGGCACATGTTCTAAACGGCTATAAACCCGTCTCATATCTGATTGGAGACGGTACAGGCTCAGGGCAGGAAGAATCCCATTTCTTCGTGGCAGAGGCGTGTGAATACCGCCGTCATTTCCTGGCGTATCACCCGGACTATGCCATCATGACCAATATCGATTTTGACCACCCTGATTATTTCGGGAGCGTTGATGATGTTTTCAAAGCGTTCCAAGAAATGGCGCAACAAGTGAAAAAATGCATTATCGCTTGTGGAGATGATGAATACCTTCAGCAAATTCAAGCGCCAGTGCCTGTTGTCTACTATGGCTTCGGCGAAGAAAATGATTTCCAAGCACGCAATATCGTCAAATCGACAGAAGGAACAACATTTGACGTAGTCATCCGCAATGAGTTTTTCCATACTTTCACTATTCCGATGTACGGGGATCATGCTGTTCAGAATGCCTTGGCAGTTATTTCACTGTGCCAATATGAAAGCATTCCGGCAGATATTATTCAAGGCCAATTTCTCAGCTACGAAGGAGTTAAACGCCGCTTTACGGAAACTATTATTGATGATCGCGTACTAATTGACGATTACGCACATCACCCGACAGAAATTCGCGCGACTTTGCAATCGGCAAGCCAGAAATATCCGGATCGCGAACTGATTGCGATTTTCCAACCGCATACTTTCAGCCGTACCCAGACATTCCTTCAGGAGTTTGCTGATTGTCTGCAAGAAGCAGACCATGTCTATTTATGCGATATTTTTGGTTCTGCGAGAGAAGAAGCGGGCACATTGACGATTCGGGACCTTCAAGAGAAAATTGACAGCAGCCAGCTATTGTCACTAGAAGATGTTGAGAAGCTAACGAAACATAATAATGCAGTATATCTTTTCATGGGAGCTGGAGATGTAACGAAATTTCAGCAAGCGTATGAAGAAGTTTTAACAACGCCTAAAAAAGCCTAA
- a CDS encoding DUF948 domain-containing protein → MDWSILLYIAAIVAAVGFLVLCIALAMTLNSLKNTLKEVSGTVSGLENQLQGVTLETTNLLHKTNELAEDISVKSEKLNGVVDAVKGVGNSVTDLNSTVRSITSRVGVQVEENEDKIAQVVQWSNVAMGIADKWKERKAYQTRSTEQYAPVPGQKKLPGSSDQY, encoded by the coding sequence ATGGATTGGTCAATTTTGCTTTACATTGCCGCGATTGTAGCCGCTGTTGGATTTTTAGTTCTATGTATAGCGCTGGCAATGACTTTGAACTCACTCAAGAATACATTAAAAGAGGTTTCTGGAACTGTTTCAGGGCTGGAGAACCAATTGCAGGGAGTTACGTTGGAGACAACAAACCTTTTGCATAAGACGAATGAATTGGCAGAAGACATTTCTGTTAAATCAGAGAAACTGAATGGTGTCGTCGATGCAGTCAAAGGTGTCGGAAACTCAGTGACGGACTTGAACTCTACGGTCCGCAGCATCACTTCACGCGTTGGCGTGCAAGTCGAAGAGAACGAAGACAAAATTGCCCAAGTAGTTCAGTGGAGCAATGTTGCCATGGGCATTGCAGACAAATGGAAAGAACGCAAAGCCTATCAAACACGCAGCACTGAACAATACGCGCCGGTTCCTGGACAGAAGAAATTGCCAGGCAGCAGCGATCAATATTAA
- a CDS encoding YtxH domain-containing protein, with protein MGKNKNTYSKPDYNESQYNGEYYTQGGKYSDQGGQYEQSQYVPQSYGSSSRYDDLYDYEESTGGSGFLTGMIVGGLVGAAAALFFAPKAGRELQADLKTQANTIKEKAQQSRESGDSNDGQGFTQQLKEQSTKVVDKVKNLKASNSPMDDGTASSEGEESVELLETVQNKVDSGDKAGNDAFTSTANALKEAVEEVKEENKSSHNDSKTSAATNAAANSQGSADSTSSSNAKSSSAAKGSSNSQGNQNKKN; from the coding sequence ATGGGAAAAAACAAAAACACGTATTCAAAACCTGACTATAACGAATCCCAATATAATGGCGAGTATTACACGCAAGGTGGCAAATATAGCGACCAAGGCGGACAGTACGAACAAAGCCAGTATGTGCCTCAATCATACGGTTCATCAAGCCGTTATGACGACCTATATGATTACGAAGAGTCAACTGGTGGATCTGGCTTCCTAACGGGCATGATCGTAGGCGGCTTAGTAGGTGCGGCAGCAGCATTGTTTTTCGCTCCTAAAGCCGGTAGAGAACTGCAAGCAGATCTGAAGACACAAGCTAATACCATTAAAGAAAAAGCGCAACAGTCGAGAGAATCAGGCGATTCAAACGACGGCCAAGGCTTCACGCAACAATTGAAAGAACAATCGACGAAAGTAGTCGACAAAGTAAAAAATCTTAAAGCTAGCAATTCCCCGATGGATGACGGCACGGCTTCGTCTGAGGGCGAAGAAAGTGTAGAATTGCTCGAAACTGTACAAAACAAAGTCGATAGCGGTGACAAAGCCGGTAACGATGCGTTTACATCTACAGCCAATGCATTGAAAGAAGCGGTTGAAGAAGTGAAAGAAGAAAACAAATCGAGCCATAACGATTCGAAGACATCTGCAGCGACGAATGCCGCCGCAAACTCTCAAGGTTCGGCCGATTCGACTTCTTCATCAAACGCTAAAAGCTCTTCAGCGGCTAAGGGATCTTCAAATTCACAAGGCAATCAAAACAAAAAGAATTAA
- the ytxJ gene encoding bacillithiol system redox-active protein YtxJ, which translates to MENFVHVRNLDELKQAVGNEQHYWLLKHSSTCPISAGAWKEYAEYASLHPQQVFLYLVVQEDKELSTAMQEITGIRHESPQLFHFASEQVDWHASHNKIKNEAMKEFIA; encoded by the coding sequence ATGGAAAATTTTGTACATGTGAGAAACTTGGATGAGCTTAAGCAAGCGGTAGGCAACGAGCAGCATTATTGGTTGCTCAAGCACAGCAGCACTTGCCCAATCTCAGCAGGCGCTTGGAAAGAATACGCTGAGTATGCATCATTGCACCCCCAGCAAGTATTTCTTTACCTAGTCGTCCAGGAAGACAAGGAACTTTCGACGGCTATGCAGGAAATTACGGGAATTCGCCATGAATCTCCTCAACTTTTCCATTTTGCCAGCGAACAAGTTGATTGGCATGCGAGCCACAATAAAATTAAAAACGAAGCGATGAAGGAATTCATTGCTTAA
- a CDS encoding bifunctional 3-deoxy-7-phosphoheptulonate synthase/chorismate mutase: MSQTELEQLREQVDAVNLQILSLINERASVIQEIGKIKEKQGATKYDPLRERHMLNLLKENNKGPLDQKTVDHIFKEIFKSALDMQEEDSRKALLVSRKKKAEDTIVSVNGEKIGEGAPSFIFGPCAVESQEQVDQVAQAISDKGLKLIRGGAYKPRTSPYDFQGLGLEGLKMLKKAADQYKLGVVSEIVTPHHLEEALDYVDVVQVGARNMQNFELLKAVGQINKPVLLKRGMSATVDEFIKAAEYIIANGNDQIILCERGIRTYEKATRNTLDISAVPILKQETHLPVFVDVTHSTGRRDLLLPAAKAAIAIGADGVMAEVHPDPAVALSDAQQQMSLPQFDEYYDSLMKFMKQYELKI, translated from the coding sequence ATGAGTCAGACAGAATTAGAACAGCTTAGAGAACAAGTGGATGCAGTGAACCTGCAAATTCTATCTCTTATCAATGAGAGAGCTTCCGTGATCCAAGAGATCGGAAAGATTAAGGAAAAACAAGGTGCAACGAAATACGATCCATTGCGCGAGCGCCACATGTTGAATCTATTAAAAGAAAATAACAAAGGCCCACTCGATCAAAAGACCGTTGATCATATTTTCAAGGAAATTTTCAAATCTGCACTTGATATGCAGGAAGAAGATAGCCGCAAAGCACTTCTCGTTTCACGCAAGAAAAAGGCAGAAGACACGATCGTTTCTGTTAATGGCGAAAAAATCGGCGAAGGCGCACCATCGTTCATCTTTGGTCCGTGTGCAGTAGAGTCCCAAGAGCAAGTCGACCAAGTAGCACAGGCCATTAGCGATAAAGGCTTGAAATTGATCCGCGGCGGCGCATACAAGCCACGTACATCGCCATATGACTTCCAAGGGCTAGGCTTAGAAGGATTGAAGATGCTCAAAAAAGCAGCAGATCAATACAAGCTCGGAGTTGTTTCTGAAATTGTCACACCTCATCATTTGGAAGAAGCGCTTGATTACGTAGACGTTGTTCAAGTTGGCGCACGTAATATGCAGAACTTCGAACTATTAAAAGCGGTTGGACAGATCAACAAACCGGTGCTCTTGAAGCGCGGCATGTCTGCCACTGTTGATGAGTTCATTAAAGCAGCTGAATATATTATCGCGAACGGAAACGACCAGATTATCCTTTGCGAGCGTGGCATCCGCACATATGAAAAAGCGACACGCAACACGCTTGATATTTCTGCCGTGCCAATCTTGAAACAAGAAACGCATTTGCCGGTATTCGTAGATGTTACGCATTCTACAGGACGCCGCGATCTTTTATTGCCTGCTGCTAAAGCAGCAATCGCGATCGGAGCTGACGGCGTGATGGCGGAGGTCCACCCGGATCCTGCAGTCGCACTGTCTGATGCTCAGCAGCAAATGAGTTTGCCGCAATTCGATGAATACTACGATTCATTGATGAAATTCATGAAGCAGTATGAATTGAAAATATAA
- the ccpA gene encoding catabolite control protein A translates to MTVTIYDVAREANVSMATVSRVVNGNQNVKPATRKKVLKVIEELGYRPNAVARGLASKKTTTVGVILPDISNSSYSELARGIEDIATMYRYNIILSNSDQNPNKELQLLETMLGKQVDGIVFMSDVISDELRKEMERSPTPIVLAGSLDDTATIASVNIDYYAAAYEAVQKFIDSGHKKIAYISGPLSSEINREHKLKAYQDALKEAGLGYDERLVVECNNTYEEGLAAVRTLETVEPTAYFVSNDEMSIGVIHAVEALGKKIPEDVEVITYENSKLARMARPMLTAVALPLYDIGAVAMRLLTKYMNDEEIEENQVVLPYRLEERQSTKNE, encoded by the coding sequence ATGACCGTTACGATTTATGATGTGGCACGTGAGGCAAACGTTTCCATGGCTACCGTATCCCGTGTAGTGAATGGCAACCAAAATGTAAAACCGGCCACAAGAAAAAAAGTACTGAAAGTGATTGAAGAACTCGGCTATCGTCCGAATGCCGTAGCTCGCGGATTGGCGAGCAAAAAAACCACAACGGTCGGCGTCATTTTACCAGATATCTCAAACAGTTCGTATTCTGAACTGGCACGGGGCATCGAAGATATTGCGACGATGTATCGCTACAATATCATCTTGTCCAACTCCGATCAAAATCCAAACAAAGAATTGCAATTACTTGAAACAATGCTTGGCAAGCAAGTGGATGGCATCGTATTCATGAGCGATGTGATTTCTGATGAATTGCGCAAGGAAATGGAGCGATCGCCTACACCGATCGTTTTAGCAGGGTCGCTTGATGATACGGCAACGATTGCTTCTGTAAACATTGATTATTATGCGGCGGCATATGAAGCGGTGCAAAAATTCATCGACAGCGGCCATAAGAAAATCGCTTATATTTCGGGACCCTTGTCCTCTGAAATTAATCGTGAACACAAGTTGAAAGCCTATCAGGATGCTTTGAAAGAAGCGGGCCTTGGCTATGATGAGCGGTTGGTCGTCGAATGCAATAACACATACGAGGAAGGCTTAGCGGCTGTGCGTACATTGGAAACGGTTGAACCGACGGCGTATTTTGTCAGCAATGACGAAATGTCGATCGGTGTTATCCATGCAGTGGAAGCACTCGGCAAAAAGATTCCTGAAGATGTGGAAGTCATCACTTACGAAAACTCGAAACTTGCCCGTATGGCGCGTCCAATGTTAACTGCTGTGGCTCTGCCGCTATACGATATCGGTGCTGTCGCGATGCGCTTGTTAACAAAGTATATGAATGACGAAGAAATTGAAGAAAATCAAGTCGTGCTGCCTTATCGTTTGGAAGAACGGCAGTCAACAAAAAACGAGTAA
- a CDS encoding acetoin utilization protein AcuC, giving the protein MAESLTGMKKHAVFIYSEDQLGYKFSETHPFNQKRLILTIDLLREMKALPEDLIVPARTATDEELLLAHDQRYIDIVKKASRGEVTPEAGEGYGIGTEDTPIFENMHEASARLVGGTLTAVDQVMEGKAEHALNLGGGLHHGFRGKASGFCIYNDSSVAIHYLKQKYGARVLYIDTDAHHGDGVQWCFYDDPDVCTVSIHETGRYLFPGTGNINERGSGQGYGTSFNFPIDAFTEDESFLDIYRTAMREIIEHFKPDVILSQNGADAHYLDPLTHLSSTMEIYREIPKIAHELAHEFCDGKWIAVGGGGYDIWRVVPRAWSMLWMEMNSQPLPHGKLPEAWLKRWQAESPVPLIETWSDPENMYKPIPRKTEITEKNQQMLDKALYMIRNQ; this is encoded by the coding sequence ATGGCCGAATCTCTTACAGGAATGAAAAAACACGCAGTCTTCATCTATTCAGAAGATCAATTGGGGTATAAATTTTCTGAAACGCATCCGTTCAACCAAAAACGGCTCATTTTAACGATTGACTTGCTGAGGGAAATGAAAGCCCTTCCAGAGGATTTGATTGTGCCTGCACGGACTGCAACAGATGAAGAATTATTGCTCGCGCACGACCAGCGCTATATCGACATCGTCAAAAAAGCGAGCCGCGGCGAAGTCACACCGGAAGCCGGCGAAGGTTATGGCATCGGGACAGAAGATACGCCGATTTTCGAAAATATGCACGAAGCGAGTGCCCGCTTGGTCGGCGGCACTTTGACTGCGGTTGACCAAGTAATGGAGGGCAAAGCCGAACATGCATTAAACCTTGGTGGCGGTCTTCATCATGGCTTTCGCGGGAAGGCATCGGGTTTTTGCATCTATAATGATAGCTCAGTCGCCATCCATTATTTGAAACAGAAATACGGCGCACGCGTTTTGTACATCGACACGGACGCACATCACGGAGACGGAGTGCAATGGTGTTTTTACGACGACCCCGACGTCTGTACGGTATCTATTCATGAAACTGGCCGCTACCTGTTCCCTGGCACTGGCAATATCAATGAGCGCGGAAGCGGCCAAGGCTATGGCACTTCATTCAACTTCCCGATCGACGCGTTCACGGAGGACGAATCGTTTCTGGACATTTACCGGACCGCTATGCGCGAAATCATCGAGCATTTCAAGCCCGATGTCATTTTAAGCCAGAACGGCGCAGATGCACATTATCTAGATCCCTTGACTCACTTGAGCAGCACAATGGAAATCTACCGCGAAATCCCCAAAATCGCCCATGAACTGGCGCATGAATTCTGCGATGGCAAATGGATAGCGGTCGGTGGCGGCGGGTATGACATCTGGCGGGTCGTACCGCGCGCCTGGTCAATGCTATGGATGGAAATGAACAGTCAGCCTTTGCCGCACGGGAAACTGCCTGAAGCATGGCTCAAGCGTTGGCAAGCAGAATCTCCTGTCCCTTTAATCGAGACCTGGTCAGATCCCGAAAACATGTATAAGCCCATTCCAAGGAAGACAGAAATCACGGAAAAAAATCAGCAAATGCTCGATAAAGCTCTTTACATGATCCGCAATCAATAA
- a CDS encoding acetoin utilization AcuB family protein: protein MLIEEIMKKDVFTLRSDQTVQDVLDLFEEKRIRHAPIVDDGKVVGIVTDRDLKDAMPSMFTVSPKGEPYKKKVSEIMTKDPMIAHPLDFVEEVALLFYEQKIGCLPVVSQNELVGFLTETDLLYTYIELTGAHQPGSQIEIKVPNRSGALYEVSKVFYEHKVNVLSVLVYPDREDNANKILAFRIKTMNPISIIEDLRKEGFDVLWPNLLQE, encoded by the coding sequence ATGCTGATAGAAGAAATCATGAAGAAAGACGTATTCACGCTGCGTTCAGACCAGACCGTCCAAGACGTGCTGGATTTGTTTGAAGAAAAACGAATTCGCCACGCCCCCATCGTTGACGATGGAAAAGTTGTCGGCATCGTCACCGATCGTGATTTAAAAGACGCGATGCCTTCCATGTTTACGGTCTCCCCAAAAGGCGAACCGTATAAAAAGAAAGTATCCGAAATTATGACAAAGGATCCGATGATCGCTCACCCGTTAGACTTCGTAGAGGAGGTTGCTTTATTGTTCTATGAGCAAAAAATCGGCTGCTTGCCGGTCGTCAGCCAAAATGAACTTGTGGGCTTTCTAACAGAGACCGACTTGTTATATACGTATATCGAGTTGACTGGTGCGCATCAACCCGGGTCTCAAATCGAAATTAAAGTGCCCAACCGCTCTGGTGCTCTATACGAAGTGAGCAAAGTGTTTTATGAGCATAAAGTTAATGTATTAAGCGTCCTCGTCTATCCGGACCGGGAAGACAATGCAAATAAGATATTGGCTTTCCGTATCAAAACGATGAACCCCATTTCCATTATTGAAGATTTGCGAAAAGAAGGTTTCGATGTCCTATGGCCGAATCTCTTACAGGAATGA
- a CDS encoding GNAT family N-acetyltransferase — MEHKKTYNAMELKTKHGRIIIEGPVPSRELKELDFHEDLTAFRPPEQQHKAITDIADLPEGRILIARDQNMIVGYVTYLYPDPLERWSEGKMENLIELGAIEVIPKYRGAGVGKALLQVSMMDDAFNDFIVITTEYYWHWDLKGTGLNVWEYRKIMEKMMQAGGLEYFATDDPEISSHPANTLMARIGSRVDTDSIQQFDQLRFMNRYMY, encoded by the coding sequence ATGGAACATAAGAAGACGTATAATGCGATGGAATTAAAAACGAAACACGGACGTATCATCATCGAAGGGCCAGTCCCTTCTAGAGAGTTAAAAGAGCTCGATTTCCATGAAGACTTGACGGCTTTCCGGCCTCCAGAACAGCAGCACAAAGCCATTACAGATATTGCTGATTTGCCAGAAGGGCGCATCTTGATTGCGCGTGACCAGAATATGATTGTTGGGTATGTCACATACCTCTACCCCGATCCGCTCGAGCGTTGGTCTGAAGGGAAAATGGAAAATTTGATTGAGCTCGGGGCAATCGAAGTCATCCCGAAGTATCGGGGCGCCGGAGTCGGCAAAGCGCTGTTGCAAGTGTCGATGATGGACGATGCTTTCAACGATTTTATCGTCATCACGACAGAATATTATTGGCATTGGGATTTAAAAGGTACTGGACTGAATGTTTGGGAGTACCGTAAAATCATGGAAAAAATGATGCAAGCGGGTGGACTTGAATATTTCGCTACCGACGATCCAGAAATTAGCTCACATCCAGCCAATACGCTAATGGCACGCATCGGTTCGCGTGTCGATACAGACTCGATCCAACAGTTCGACCAGCTGCGTTTCATGAACCGCTATATGTACTGA